A genomic region of Leptolyngbya sp. NIES-2104 contains the following coding sequences:
- a CDS encoding anthranilate synthase component I, whose amino-acid sequence MSLSPWIWRSIPLQKRTGSDVFAALFLSDEIAVLLESPYPTSPDYPQLGRFSICAGQPRANQVWTPAIGEILPFLNQLIAQPSTSKAPEHLPFTGGWLGWLGYDLAWEIERLPYLKEDSLPFPVAFWYEPECFAVLDHEQQILWLAASDKSQLNQLEKRLSDVVQATGGSSAFQTQFCMEQADYEAIVLKAKQHIRAGDIFQANLSLRFEARTQSESWAIYRSLQSINPSPFASYWKTPCGDVISCSPERLVKLENGIAQTRPIAGTRPRGTTPEHDRQLTQELLDNTKEQAEHIMLVDLERNDLGRVCEWGTVQVDELLVVEHYSHVMHLVSNVIGKVRSEFDSIDVIRALFPGGTITGCPKVRCMEIVETLEPVRRSLFYGSCGYLDRRGNLDLNILIRTLLYAKDGDLAIVWGQVGAGIVADSDPEREWFESLQKARAQLAALGQQS is encoded by the coding sequence ATGTCTCTGTCTCCTTGGATTTGGCGATCGATTCCTCTGCAAAAACGGACAGGTTCCGATGTGTTCGCTGCGCTGTTTTTGTCGGATGAGATTGCGGTGCTGCTCGAAAGTCCTTATCCTACGTCGCCGGACTATCCACAGTTGGGGCGCTTTTCGATTTGTGCAGGTCAACCAAGAGCAAACCAAGTTTGGACACCTGCGATCGGTGAAATTTTGCCCTTTCTCAATCAGTTAATTGCTCAACCCTCAACATCCAAAGCACCGGAGCATCTACCGTTTACGGGCGGTTGGTTAGGCTGGTTAGGCTATGATCTCGCTTGGGAAATCGAACGGCTTCCTTACTTGAAAGAAGATAGCTTACCGTTTCCGGTAGCATTTTGGTATGAGCCAGAATGTTTTGCGGTGTTAGATCATGAACAACAAATTTTATGGCTTGCAGCGAGTGATAAATCTCAGTTAAATCAGCTTGAAAAACGGCTTTCTGATGTCGTTCAAGCAACGGGTGGAAGTTCTGCGTTTCAAACACAATTCTGCATGGAACAAGCGGACTATGAAGCGATCGTACTTAAAGCAAAACAACATATTCGAGCAGGCGATATCTTTCAGGCAAATCTATCTCTGAGATTTGAAGCAAGAACTCAATCAGAAAGTTGGGCAATTTATCGATCGCTACAATCGATCAATCCATCACCATTCGCTAGCTATTGGAAAACGCCTTGTGGCGATGTGATTAGCTGCTCTCCAGAACGATTAGTCAAGCTCGAAAATGGCATCGCTCAAACGCGCCCGATCGCTGGAACTCGTCCGCGTGGAACGACACCCGAACACGATCGACAACTGACACAAGAGCTATTAGACAACACCAAAGAGCAAGCAGAACATATCATGCTTGTTGACCTTGAGCGCAACGATCTAGGGCGGGTTTGCGAATGGGGAACAGTCCAGGTTGATGAATTACTAGTGGTTGAACATTACAGCCACGTGATGCACTTGGTTAGTAATGTGATTGGAAAAGTGCGCTCTGAGTTCGATTCAATTGATGTAATTCGCGCTTTGTTTCCCGGTGGAACGATTACCGGATGCCCAAAGGTACGCTGCATGGAGATTGTTGAAACATTAGAACCTGTGCGGCGAAGTTTGTTTTATGGTTCTTGTGGTTATCTCGATCGACGTGGCAATCTCGATCTCAACATTCTGATCCGAACATTGCTCTATGCAAAAGATGGAGATTTGGCTATCGTCTGGGGACAGGTCGGAGCGGGAATCGTGGCAGATAGCGATCCAGAACGCGAATGGTTTGAATCGCTGCAAAAAGCACGCGCACAACTCGCGGCATTAGGGCAGCAGAGTTAG
- the treY gene encoding malto-oligosyltrehalose synthase: MKTPVTTYRIQLHQGFPFEEATKIVGYLAKLGISDFYASPIFKAKAGSTHGYDVVDPTQLNPELGTEEIFNQLVEKLQHHRMGWVQDIVPNHMSYDQDNHYLMDVLENGLNSDYVQYFDLAWNSPFRSSQDPILAPLLGDFYGSCLENGDIQLQYNQDGLTVNYYALRVPLRLESYSIFLTRDLGKLTRILGRRHPDFVKLLAVLYMLRSLPTESGGKQRKDQAEFVKGLLWELYEGNPEVKDYIDENIKFFNGEAGNPHSVDWLDKLLSEQFFRLSYWKVGAEEINYRRFFTVNELISVRVEDLKVFNQTHELIAQLVQDGKVTGLRIDHIDGLSNPKQYLQRLKEKVGDAYIVAEKILQPGEDLPKDWNIQGTSGYDYLNYLNSLFCYVQNEQRFDQIYQQIQGRSIAFEEVVLDKKHLILDKNLAGDLDNLAALLKDISLKDRYGNDFTINGLKRAIAEVLVQFSIYRTYTTDEGIAEDDRNYIKTAIETARENAPFSQKELDFIEKLLLLEYDDSLTESDKERWLYFVMRIQQYTGPLMAKGVEDTAFFVYNRLISLNEVGGDPNRFGISATEFHQFNQYRQQNWNIAMNASSTHDTKRGEDTRARINVLSEIPDEWQAQLQKWREINQKHRTQNRKAFMPSANDEYAFYQNMIGAYPFQDSEMEEFANRIEQYAIKSIREAKVHTAWLRPNGAYEEACTKFVQSILKDDRFLAEFIPFQKKITHYGVFNSLSQTLIKITSPGIPDFYQGTELWDLSLVDPDNRRPVDFIQREAFLDAIQSATISELMPKLLEKPQDGQIKLFLIVQALKVRNQFKSVFLNGEYIPLEATGKFKDHIVAFARKDGDRMVVTIAPRFFTRLIQPDQLPLGEIWEDTAIELPASGWKDAISETEHAGTAIALKDALKNFPVALLTH, encoded by the coding sequence ATGAAAACTCCAGTCACGACTTATCGGATTCAATTGCATCAAGGGTTTCCGTTTGAAGAGGCAACCAAAATTGTTGGATATTTGGCAAAGCTCGGAATTTCTGATTTCTATGCTTCGCCTATTTTCAAGGCAAAAGCAGGAAGTACCCACGGATATGATGTGGTTGATCCGACTCAGTTAAATCCTGAGTTGGGAACCGAAGAAATTTTTAATCAATTAGTTGAAAAGCTACAGCATCATCGAATGGGTTGGGTGCAGGACATTGTGCCGAATCATATGTCCTACGATCAAGATAATCACTATCTCATGGATGTCCTCGAAAACGGTCTGAATTCGGATTACGTTCAGTACTTTGATTTAGCTTGGAATTCTCCGTTTAGGAGTAGTCAAGACCCAATTCTGGCTCCGTTGCTTGGCGATTTTTATGGTTCTTGTTTAGAGAATGGCGACATTCAACTTCAATACAATCAAGATGGATTAACAGTTAATTATTATGCACTTCGAGTTCCATTAAGACTGGAATCTTATTCAATCTTTTTGACTCGTGATCTGGGGAAACTGACGAGAATTTTGGGAAGACGACATCCTGATTTCGTCAAGCTTCTTGCAGTTCTCTACATGCTAAGAAGCCTGCCTACAGAGTCGGGTGGTAAACAGAGAAAAGACCAGGCTGAGTTTGTCAAAGGCTTACTCTGGGAATTGTATGAAGGAAATCCTGAAGTCAAAGATTATATTGATGAAAATATTAAATTCTTCAATGGTGAAGCAGGAAATCCTCATAGCGTTGATTGGCTTGACAAACTCTTATCTGAACAGTTCTTTCGTTTATCTTATTGGAAAGTTGGAGCCGAAGAAATCAACTATCGCAGATTTTTCACAGTGAATGAATTGATTTCTGTGAGAGTTGAAGATTTGAAGGTTTTCAATCAAACACATGAGTTGATTGCTCAATTGGTTCAAGACGGTAAAGTGACCGGATTGAGAATTGATCATATCGATGGCTTATCGAATCCAAAACAGTATTTGCAACGACTAAAAGAGAAAGTCGGTGATGCGTATATTGTGGCTGAAAAGATTCTACAGCCTGGTGAAGATTTACCGAAAGATTGGAATATTCAAGGCACATCAGGATATGACTATTTGAATTATCTCAATAGTCTTTTCTGCTATGTTCAAAACGAGCAAAGATTCGATCAGATTTATCAACAGATTCAGGGTCGATCGATTGCGTTTGAAGAAGTTGTTCTCGACAAGAAACACCTAATTCTTGATAAGAACTTAGCGGGCGATTTGGACAATTTAGCGGCTTTGTTGAAAGACATTTCGCTAAAAGATCGGTACGGAAATGATTTTACAATTAACGGACTGAAACGAGCGATCGCTGAAGTGCTCGTTCAATTCTCGATTTACCGAACCTACACCACCGACGAAGGAATCGCAGAAGACGATCGCAACTACATTAAAACAGCGATCGAAACTGCACGTGAAAACGCGCCGTTCTCACAAAAAGAACTTGATTTCATCGAAAAACTCTTGCTGCTAGAGTACGATGATTCACTCACCGAATCCGATAAAGAACGCTGGCTTTATTTTGTGATGCGAATTCAGCAGTATACTGGACCGCTGATGGCGAAAGGCGTTGAAGACACTGCGTTCTTTGTTTATAACCGTTTGATTTCGCTCAATGAAGTGGGTGGAGATCCCAATCGATTTGGAATCAGCGCAACTGAGTTTCACCAATTTAATCAGTATCGCCAACAAAATTGGAACATTGCAATGAATGCAAGTTCTACACACGATACAAAACGAGGTGAAGACACTCGCGCCAGAATTAATGTACTTTCAGAAATTCCTGATGAATGGCAAGCACAACTCCAAAAATGGCGTGAGATTAATCAAAAGCACAGAACTCAGAACCGTAAAGCGTTCATGCCCAGTGCTAATGATGAGTATGCTTTCTATCAAAATATGATCGGCGCTTATCCGTTTCAGGATAGCGAGATGGAGGAATTTGCAAATCGAATCGAGCAATATGCGATTAAATCAATTCGAGAAGCAAAAGTTCATACCGCTTGGCTCCGTCCAAATGGTGCTTATGAAGAAGCCTGCACAAAGTTTGTACAATCGATTCTGAAAGACGATCGCTTTCTTGCTGAGTTCATTCCTTTCCAGAAAAAGATTACACACTACGGCGTGTTCAATTCTCTATCCCAAACTTTGATTAAAATTACTTCCCCTGGTATTCCTGATTTTTATCAAGGAACAGAACTTTGGGATTTAAGTTTAGTTGATCCGGATAATCGCCGTCCGGTTGATTTTATCCAGCGCGAAGCATTTCTCGATGCGATTCAATCCGCGACTATCTCCGAATTGATGCCAAAACTTCTAGAGAAGCCCCAAGACGGACAAATTAAGCTCTTCTTGATTGTTCAAGCGCTGAAGGTTCGGAATCAGTTTAAGTCGGTCTTCCTCAACGGTGAATACATTCCGCTAGAAGCGACAGGCAAGTTTAAAGATCACATCGTCGCGTTTGCACGAAAAGATGGCGATCGAATGGTCGTCACGATCGCACCTCGATTTTTCACTCGATTGATTCAACCGGATCAACTGCCACTGGGTGAAATTTGGGAAGATACCGCGATCGAGCTTCCCGCCTCTGGTTGGAAAGATGCAATTTCTGAGACGGAACACGCTGGAACTGCGATCGCGCTCAAAGATGCGCTGAAAAATTTCCCGGTGGCATTGTTAACACACTAA